A genomic segment from Spinacia oleracea cultivar Varoflay chromosome 3, BTI_SOV_V1, whole genome shotgun sequence encodes:
- the LOC110776693 gene encoding uncharacterized protein, which produces MARTKNAAKTSEDDPHIKNADPDLVKQTQEVAADVGYEAVPSRKGTKKTQKVKLEYVEPDGKTIELDRDFTPICRPEALINMLSIIKEKDKQVKAITEIGFGGLLSIRLPDINKKLSCWILEKFNSVGHMLQFGEGRKYGVQLYDYDVYDVFRLPLVKGVDVEETPRKRVEGDGTFEMIQRWFRKYNKKDNVQSAALSEVEIYLANTNEYGDEFKRAFVIYALGVFLAPTSNRLVDIKLLKAVEDVSKIAKQNWCKYVLDHLGLAVCRWNEKITNTRVGGCLQFLEIIYLQRALFRGVSPPKEIPLVQHWSPDEVSERVAAEVKMGFGLAAVDLTSYPLAKSLGDLSGIPHSASGSKMIEFAIPEGFQTNDDIEKSCDDELEVALKKYCRDLYIVSNFHQQHISTLKKGRQQLSDSPGYGDPVFLEIIDSIVAYAEDLKKNNSCAAGAGNDASEKNGVASGLAGAGNDAGEKNGVGVASGSVGAGNDEAEKNGAASGAAGVGSGAGEKNAPAFGSVGDGSGADKKNDAASGSVPSTSDTSGGRQPENDNLCCSIALGSPDEEVFFVSAFMLRYPKTLSQEAKLEKEVLDFCFLEDECVDPKAELFVYGLVHKITREEMQSLLPDRKILSNIVESWAILLNRKQFELNYQGCNFYFGIEYTIKLKDLVSNEKSMDSEQQISEELLSSWKHWVEDINDHRWDLKTVSMFYLPIHYGEHFSLLIVNFNSKTLVYVDNVISTKKVLSIYKTIMSFMIEAFYNYLMEIDHPSASELLDFEMTYLDFPGRSKTPNHVDCGVFLLMAMHFFDGEEMTCDLSKRSTRIQCRAKVCSALVLSDLNQIQQDVLKEIEGFNSVKAGIAPAIHDRQLKKIEEQKKKKEEDEKRRKQEEEATA; this is translated from the exons ATGGCTAGAACAAAAAATGCAGCGAAGACATCTGAGGATGATCCTCATATTAAGAATGCAGATCCTGATTTAGTGAAACAGACACAAGAAGTTGCTGCTGATGTAGGGTATGAGGCTGTTCCGTCCAGAAAAGGgacaaagaaaacacaaaaagtGAAGTTGGAGTATGTAGAGCCTGATGGTAAAACAATTGAGTTGGATAG GGATTTTACACCCATCTGTAGACCAGAAGCTCTCATTAATATGCTATCTATCATCAAGGAGAAAGACAAACAAGTCAAGGCCATAActgaaattggatttggtgGCCTGCTGTCTATTCGTCTTCCTGATATTAACAAGAAGCTTAGTTGCTGGATTCTTGAGAAATTTAACAGTGTTGGTCATATGCTGCAGTTTGGGGAAGGCCGGAAATATGGTGTGCAGCTATATGATTATGATGTGTATGACGTGTTTAGGCTGCCCTTGGTGAAAGGTGTTGATGTTGAAGAAACACCTAGGAAGAGGGTTGAGGGAGATGGAACGTTTGAAATGATCCAGAGGTGGTTTAGAAAATATAACAAAAAAGACAATGTGCAATCTGCTGCTTTGTCTGAGGTGGAGATTTATCTTGCAAATACTAACGAGTACGGAGATGAATTCAAGCGTGCGTTTGTGATTTACGCTTTAG GTGTTTTCTTGGCTCCCACGTCTAACCGTTTGGTAGACATTAAGCTTCTTAAGGCAGTAGAGGATGTTTCAAAAATTGCGAAACAAAATTGGTGCAAGTACGTGCTTGACCATTTGGGGTTGGCTGTATGTAGGTGGAACGAAAAAATTACTAATACTAGAGTTGGCGGTTGTTTACAATTTTTGGAGATTATATATCTTCAAAGAGCTTTATTCCGTGGTGTAAGTCCGCCCAAGGAGATTCCGCTTGTGCAACATTGGTCTCCTGATGAAGTATCTGAACGTGTAGCTGCTGAGGTGAAAATGGGTTTTGGGCTAGCTGCTGTTGATTTAACGAGCTATCCTTTGGCAAAGTCTCTTGGTGATTTGTCGGGGATACCTCATTCTGCATCGGGAAGTAAGATGATTGAGTTTGCTATTCCTGAAGGTTTTCAGACAAATGATGATATTGAAAAGAGCTGCGATGAT GAGTTGGAAGTAGCATTGAAAAAGTATTGCCGGGATTTATACATTGTTTCCAATTTTCATCAGCAGCATATCAGTACGTTAAAGAAGGGAAGACAACAATTGTCAGATAGTCCTGGTTATGGAGATCCAGTATTTTTGGAGATTATAGACTCCATTGTTGCATATGCTGAAGATCTGAAGAAAAATAACAGTTGTGCTGCCGGTGCTGGTAATGATGCATCTGAAAAGAATGGTGTTGCTTCTGGACTTGCCGGTGCTGGTAATGATGCAGGTGAAAAGAATGGTGTTGGTGTTGCTTCTGGTTCTGTCGGTGCTGGTAATGATGAGGCTGAAAAGAATGGTGCTGCTTCTGGTGCTGCCGGTGTTGGTAGTGGTGCAGGTGAAAAGAACGCTCCTGCTTTTGGTTCTGTTGGTGATGGTAGCGGTGCAGATAAAAAGAATGATGCTGCTTCTGGTTCTGTTCCTTCAACGAGTGATACATCTGGTGGTCGTCAACCAGAAAATGATAATCTTTGTTGCAGCATAGCACTTGGTTCACCTGATGAAGAAGTTTTCTTTGTATCTGCATTCATGCTTAGGTACCCTAAGACTCTCTCCCAAGAGGCAAAGCTTGAAAAAGAGGTTCTGGACTTCTGTTTTCTTGAAGATGAGTGTGTTGATCCAAA GGCTGAACTTTTTGTTTATGGTTTGGTTCATAAGATAACAAGAGAAGAGATGCAAAGTTTGCTCCCTGATAGGAAAATCTTATCCAATATTGTCGAGTCTTGGGCCATTCTATTAAATAGAAAGCAATTTGAGCTGAATTATCAAGGGTGTAACTTCTATTTCGGAATTGAGTATACG atCAAGCTAAAAGATCTTGTTTCGAATGAGAAGTCAATGGACTCTGAACAACAAATTTCTGAAGAGCTTTTAAGTAGTTGGAAACATTGGGTGGAAGACATCAATGACCACCGATGGGATCTTAAAACTGTTTCCATG TTTTACTTGCCTATTCATTATGGGGAGCACTTTTCTCTTCTAATTGTCAACTTCAACAGTAAAACTCTTGTATATGTTGACAACGTCATTTCTACGAAGAAGGTGTTGTCTATATACAAGACAATAATGTCCTTTATGATTGAAGCGTTCTACAATTACTTGATGGAAATTGATCATCCATCAGCTTCCGAGCTTTTAGATTTCGAAATGACATATCTTGATTTCCCTGGAAGATCAAAAACCCCTAATCATGTAGATTGTGGGGTTTTTCTGTTGATGGCAATGCACTTTTTTGACGGAGAGGAGATGACTTGTGATCTCTCCAAG cGTTCAACCAGAATTCAGTGCAGAGCTAAGGTTTGTAGTGCCTTAGTTCTGTCTGATTTGAACCAAATTCAACAAGATGTGCTCAAGGAAATTGAAGGATTCAACTCCGTGAAAGCTGGTATTGCCCCCGCTATCCATGATCGTCAACTGAAGAAGATTGAAgaacagaagaagaagaaagaagaagacGAAAAGAGGCGTAAACAAGAAGAAGAGGCTACTGCCTAG